A genomic segment from Excalfactoria chinensis isolate bCotChi1 chromosome 15, bCotChi1.hap2, whole genome shotgun sequence encodes:
- the RIPOR3 gene encoding RIPOR family member 3 isoform X2 has product MSVKLTFVSSGDGGGISRSCSFTGFSTVQSRKLAKSLSRSSVRSRMSFKSPRAYSSLQKGAVIWDPKPLQVKKIFEALKKGLNEYLKAHQAELDYLSDRHKDTKRNSRLAFYYDLDKQIRSVERYIRKLEFHISKVEELYEAYCIQCRLRDGATNMKHAFSLSPSTKASRESLVELYKNFQECTEDMCFIEGALEVHLGEFHLKMKGLVGFARLCPGDQYEVFVRLGRQKWRLKGKIETDDSQTWDEEEKIFIPNLHEQFEIKVTELRGLATVLVGVVTCDSINFFTTKPQAIIVDITELGTIKLQLEVLWNPFDAENLFLSPGTTAKFSVGSRKSSLYNWTPPNTPSFREKYYPSVFQQRQNQGDVSGEAQPPSILSYLAACDFGVHERSKSHSPAETSEGDSFSSEDQRGTESSITAPALDNRTLPLVIIQETCAEEQHPLPDHATLDILKKTPCVDTFPSSPSSFLSRGKGGRSLNQTRSHHLTEQESISQKSLNAANDVKLDGCTNSIDKTLQEVLNLLKFHDVGQAQLEKLEYQVLTLRDKLKLRTLHHKHSSMESLMVETVLESFNFLNADCSADEVSLFGSIRTASISTYNDNTFQSLSCDMKTETRDVTTGDDKLDVLLITHLKLCKALLQKLRSPNVAQIIQENVLEEVSEQLRVLGDVMDMSAEEIIQKSKKKKHYLKIWSDVADPGSILFASAERFCQVLKYTLAHKVKEKYPGQLEAVLRRLLEQIVTCDGLLPSACLQTEPVTLFQFYSYLEKHQVTSLEKHIGRLAKEVMLIEELQCPGRLKTLKKLKGKRLNRLQPLPQSLRLLGILQLDDNHRVSRAATSCLSRAAANKNFREKALLFYTDVLVGCDARLQQAACLALKNLRGIESIEQVAHLCQSETEDVRNAARETTLSFGEKGRQAFEKMDRICCELRDAVQQEAEIEITVF; this is encoded by the exons ATGTCGGTCAAACTCACATTCGTCTCTTCTGGTGATGGAGGTGGTATCAGTAGGAGTTGTTCCTTCACTGGATTCAGCACTGTGCAAAGCAGAAAGTTAGC AAAGTCTCTTAGCAGAAGCTCAGTGAGATCAAGGATGTCATTTAAATCCCCCAGGGCTTATTCTTCACTGCAGAAAGGGGCAGTCATCTGGGATCCAAAACCACTGCAGGTGAAGAAAATTTTTGAAGCTTTGAAGAAAGGACTTAA tgAGTACCTCAAAGCACATCAGGCTGAACTGGATTATCTCTCTGATCGACACAAAGATACAAAAAGGAACTCCAGATTG GCCTTCTACTATGACCTTGATAAG CAAATTCGTTCTGTGGAGAGATACATTAGAAAACTGGAGTTCCACATAAGCAAA GTAGAAGAACTCTATGAAGCTTATTGTATCCAGTGCAGACTGCGAGATGGGGCCACTAATATGAAACATGCCTTTTCCTTGTCTCCTTCCACCAAAGCCTCCAGGGAGAGCCTGGTGGAGCTATATAAGAACTTTCAGGAGTGTACAGAG GACATGTGCTTCATAGAAGGGGCGTTAGAGGTCCATTTAGGAGAGTTTCACTTGAAGATGAAAG gctTGGTGGGATTTGCACGTCTCTGCCCAGGTGACCAGTATGAG GTTTTTGTGCGACTGGGGCGCCAAAAATGGAGGTTGAAAGGCAAGATTGAGACTGATGACAGCCAAACGTgggatgaagaagaaaagatcttTATACCCAATCTCCATGAGCAATTTGAAATCAAG GTGACAGAACTGCGAGGACTGGCCACGGTTCTAGTTGGTGTTGTGACATGTGACAGCATAAACTTCTTTACAACCAAGCCTCAAGCAATCATTGTGGATATAACTGAACTGGGCACTATCAAGCTACAGCTGGAAGTCCTCTGGAA CCCCTTTGATGCAGAGAACCTGTTCTTGTCACCTGGAACTACTGCCAAGTTTTCTGTGGGTAGCAGGAAGAGCTCTTTATACAACTGGACCCCACCTAATACTCCCAGCTTCAGAGAGAAGTACTACCCA TCTGTTTTTCAACAAAGACAGAACCAAGGGGATGTAAGTGGTGAAGCTCAGCCTCCTAGCATATTAAGTTACTTGGCTGCCTGTGATTTTGGTGTACACGAGAGGAGTAAATCTCACAGTCCTGCAGAGACAAGTGAAGGAGACTCGTTCAGCTCTGAGGATCAGAGAGGGACAGAATCCAGCATTACAGCTCCAGCTCTAGACAATAGGACGTTGCCATTGGTGATTATTCAAGAGACTTGTGCAGAAGAGCAGCATCCTCTTCCAGATCATGCAACTCTAGATATTCTGAAGAAGACTCCATGTGTGGACACATTTCCAAGTAGCCCGTCTAGTTTTCTGAGTCGTGGAAAAGGCGGTAGAAGTTTAAACCAGACCAGAAGTCACCATCTGACAGAACAAGAAAGCATTAGCCAGAAAAGCTTGAATGCTGCGAATGATGTAAAACTGGATGGATGTACAAATTCAATTGACAAGACTCTCCAAGAAGTGTTAAATTTGCTAAAATTCCATGATGTTGGTCAAGCCCAGCTGGAGAAATTGGAATACCAAGTTTTAACTCTGAGGGATAAATTAAAG CTAAGGACACTTCATCACAAACATTCATCTATGGAAAGTTTAATGGTGGAGACAGTGCTGGAAAGCTTTAACTTTTTAAATGCTGACTGTAGTGCTGATGAAGTTTCATTATTTGGAAGCATAAGAACAGCCAGTATCAG CACGTACAATGACAACACATTTCAGTCCCTGAGCTGtgatatgaaaacagaaacaagagatGTAACTACTGGTGATGACAAATTAGATGTACTTTTAATAACTCATCTGAAGCTGTGCAAAGCGCTTTTGCAG AAACTGAGGTCACCAAATGTAGCCCAGATTATCCAAGAGAATGTTTTGGAAGAAGTGTCAGAGCAGTTGCGAGTCCTGGGGGATGTCATGGATATGTCTGCTGAAGAAA TTATTCAGAAGAGTAAAAAGAAGAAGCACTATCTGAAGATCTGGAGTGATGTTGCAGACCCTGGCAGTATCCTGTTTGCTTCAGCAGAAAGATTCTGCCAAGTACTGAAGTACACGTTGGCACACAAGGTGAAGGAAAAGTACCCTGGCCAATTAGAAGCAG TTTTACGAAGATTGCTAGAGCAGATCGTCACCTGCGATGGCTTGCTGCCCTCTGCATGTCTCCAAACAGAACCAGTTACTTTATTCCAATTTTATAGCTACCTGGAGAAACACCAGGTTACCAGCCTGGAGAAACACATAGGAAGACTTGCTAAAGAAG TGATGCTAATTGAGGAACTGCAGTGCCCTGGACGGCTAAAGACCCTTAAAAAATTGAAAGGGAAGCGCCTGAATCGGCTCCAGCCTCTGCCGCAGTCTTTGCGGCTTCTTGGGATTTTACAGCTTGATGACAACCACCGCgtcagcagagcagccacaTCCTGCCTGTCCCGTGCAGCAGCAAACAAGAACTTCAGGGAAAAG gCTCTCCTTTTTtacactgatgttttagttgGCTGTGATGCAAGACTTCAGCAAGCTGCGTGTTTGGCCCTTAAAAATCTCAGA GGCATAGAGAGTATTGAGCAGGTTGCCCACCTGTGTCAGTCTGAAACAGAGGATGTAAGGAATGCAGCCAGGGAAACAACGCTGTCCTTTG GTGAAAAGGGACGACAAGCCTTTGAGAAAATGGACAGGATTTGCTGTGAATTAAGGGACgctgtgcagcaggaggctgAAATTGAGATCACAGTATTTTAG
- the RIPOR3 gene encoding RIPOR family member 3 isoform X1, whose translation MSVKLTFVSSGDGGGISRSCSFTGFSTVQSRKLAKSLSRSSVRSRMSFKSPRAYSSLQKGAVIWDPKPLQVKKIFEALKKGLNEYLKAHQAELDYLSDRHKDTKRNSRLAFYYDLDKQIRSVERYIRKLEFHISKVEELYEAYCIQCRLRDGATNMKHAFSLSPSTKASRESLVELYKNFQECTEDMCFIEGALEVHLGEFHLKMKGLVGFARLCPGDQYEVFVRLGRQKWRLKGKIETDDSQTWDEEEKIFIPNLHEQFEIKQVTELRGLATVLVGVVTCDSINFFTTKPQAIIVDITELGTIKLQLEVLWNPFDAENLFLSPGTTAKFSVGSRKSSLYNWTPPNTPSFREKYYPSVFQQRQNQGDVSGEAQPPSILSYLAACDFGVHERSKSHSPAETSEGDSFSSEDQRGTESSITAPALDNRTLPLVIIQETCAEEQHPLPDHATLDILKKTPCVDTFPSSPSSFLSRGKGGRSLNQTRSHHLTEQESISQKSLNAANDVKLDGCTNSIDKTLQEVLNLLKFHDVGQAQLEKLEYQVLTLRDKLKLRTLHHKHSSMESLMVETVLESFNFLNADCSADEVSLFGSIRTASISTYNDNTFQSLSCDMKTETRDVTTGDDKLDVLLITHLKLCKALLQKLRSPNVAQIIQENVLEEVSEQLRVLGDVMDMSAEEIIQKSKKKKHYLKIWSDVADPGSILFASAERFCQVLKYTLAHKVKEKYPGQLEAVLRRLLEQIVTCDGLLPSACLQTEPVTLFQFYSYLEKHQVTSLEKHIGRLAKEVMLIEELQCPGRLKTLKKLKGKRLNRLQPLPQSLRLLGILQLDDNHRVSRAATSCLSRAAANKNFREKALLFYTDVLVGCDARLQQAACLALKNLRGIESIEQVAHLCQSETEDVRNAARETTLSFGEKGRQAFEKMDRICCELRDAVQQEAEIEITVF comes from the exons ATGTCGGTCAAACTCACATTCGTCTCTTCTGGTGATGGAGGTGGTATCAGTAGGAGTTGTTCCTTCACTGGATTCAGCACTGTGCAAAGCAGAAAGTTAGC AAAGTCTCTTAGCAGAAGCTCAGTGAGATCAAGGATGTCATTTAAATCCCCCAGGGCTTATTCTTCACTGCAGAAAGGGGCAGTCATCTGGGATCCAAAACCACTGCAGGTGAAGAAAATTTTTGAAGCTTTGAAGAAAGGACTTAA tgAGTACCTCAAAGCACATCAGGCTGAACTGGATTATCTCTCTGATCGACACAAAGATACAAAAAGGAACTCCAGATTG GCCTTCTACTATGACCTTGATAAG CAAATTCGTTCTGTGGAGAGATACATTAGAAAACTGGAGTTCCACATAAGCAAA GTAGAAGAACTCTATGAAGCTTATTGTATCCAGTGCAGACTGCGAGATGGGGCCACTAATATGAAACATGCCTTTTCCTTGTCTCCTTCCACCAAAGCCTCCAGGGAGAGCCTGGTGGAGCTATATAAGAACTTTCAGGAGTGTACAGAG GACATGTGCTTCATAGAAGGGGCGTTAGAGGTCCATTTAGGAGAGTTTCACTTGAAGATGAAAG gctTGGTGGGATTTGCACGTCTCTGCCCAGGTGACCAGTATGAG GTTTTTGTGCGACTGGGGCGCCAAAAATGGAGGTTGAAAGGCAAGATTGAGACTGATGACAGCCAAACGTgggatgaagaagaaaagatcttTATACCCAATCTCCATGAGCAATTTGAAATCAAG CAGGTGACAGAACTGCGAGGACTGGCCACGGTTCTAGTTGGTGTTGTGACATGTGACAGCATAAACTTCTTTACAACCAAGCCTCAAGCAATCATTGTGGATATAACTGAACTGGGCACTATCAAGCTACAGCTGGAAGTCCTCTGGAA CCCCTTTGATGCAGAGAACCTGTTCTTGTCACCTGGAACTACTGCCAAGTTTTCTGTGGGTAGCAGGAAGAGCTCTTTATACAACTGGACCCCACCTAATACTCCCAGCTTCAGAGAGAAGTACTACCCA TCTGTTTTTCAACAAAGACAGAACCAAGGGGATGTAAGTGGTGAAGCTCAGCCTCCTAGCATATTAAGTTACTTGGCTGCCTGTGATTTTGGTGTACACGAGAGGAGTAAATCTCACAGTCCTGCAGAGACAAGTGAAGGAGACTCGTTCAGCTCTGAGGATCAGAGAGGGACAGAATCCAGCATTACAGCTCCAGCTCTAGACAATAGGACGTTGCCATTGGTGATTATTCAAGAGACTTGTGCAGAAGAGCAGCATCCTCTTCCAGATCATGCAACTCTAGATATTCTGAAGAAGACTCCATGTGTGGACACATTTCCAAGTAGCCCGTCTAGTTTTCTGAGTCGTGGAAAAGGCGGTAGAAGTTTAAACCAGACCAGAAGTCACCATCTGACAGAACAAGAAAGCATTAGCCAGAAAAGCTTGAATGCTGCGAATGATGTAAAACTGGATGGATGTACAAATTCAATTGACAAGACTCTCCAAGAAGTGTTAAATTTGCTAAAATTCCATGATGTTGGTCAAGCCCAGCTGGAGAAATTGGAATACCAAGTTTTAACTCTGAGGGATAAATTAAAG CTAAGGACACTTCATCACAAACATTCATCTATGGAAAGTTTAATGGTGGAGACAGTGCTGGAAAGCTTTAACTTTTTAAATGCTGACTGTAGTGCTGATGAAGTTTCATTATTTGGAAGCATAAGAACAGCCAGTATCAG CACGTACAATGACAACACATTTCAGTCCCTGAGCTGtgatatgaaaacagaaacaagagatGTAACTACTGGTGATGACAAATTAGATGTACTTTTAATAACTCATCTGAAGCTGTGCAAAGCGCTTTTGCAG AAACTGAGGTCACCAAATGTAGCCCAGATTATCCAAGAGAATGTTTTGGAAGAAGTGTCAGAGCAGTTGCGAGTCCTGGGGGATGTCATGGATATGTCTGCTGAAGAAA TTATTCAGAAGAGTAAAAAGAAGAAGCACTATCTGAAGATCTGGAGTGATGTTGCAGACCCTGGCAGTATCCTGTTTGCTTCAGCAGAAAGATTCTGCCAAGTACTGAAGTACACGTTGGCACACAAGGTGAAGGAAAAGTACCCTGGCCAATTAGAAGCAG TTTTACGAAGATTGCTAGAGCAGATCGTCACCTGCGATGGCTTGCTGCCCTCTGCATGTCTCCAAACAGAACCAGTTACTTTATTCCAATTTTATAGCTACCTGGAGAAACACCAGGTTACCAGCCTGGAGAAACACATAGGAAGACTTGCTAAAGAAG TGATGCTAATTGAGGAACTGCAGTGCCCTGGACGGCTAAAGACCCTTAAAAAATTGAAAGGGAAGCGCCTGAATCGGCTCCAGCCTCTGCCGCAGTCTTTGCGGCTTCTTGGGATTTTACAGCTTGATGACAACCACCGCgtcagcagagcagccacaTCCTGCCTGTCCCGTGCAGCAGCAAACAAGAACTTCAGGGAAAAG gCTCTCCTTTTTtacactgatgttttagttgGCTGTGATGCAAGACTTCAGCAAGCTGCGTGTTTGGCCCTTAAAAATCTCAGA GGCATAGAGAGTATTGAGCAGGTTGCCCACCTGTGTCAGTCTGAAACAGAGGATGTAAGGAATGCAGCCAGGGAAACAACGCTGTCCTTTG GTGAAAAGGGACGACAAGCCTTTGAGAAAATGGACAGGATTTGCTGTGAATTAAGGGACgctgtgcagcaggaggctgAAATTGAGATCACAGTATTTTAG
- the RIPOR3 gene encoding RIPOR family member 3 isoform X3, producing the protein MSFKSPRAYSSLQKGAVIWDPKPLQVKKIFEALKKGLNEYLKAHQAELDYLSDRHKDTKRNSRLAFYYDLDKQIRSVERYIRKLEFHISKVEELYEAYCIQCRLRDGATNMKHAFSLSPSTKASRESLVELYKNFQECTEDMCFIEGALEVHLGEFHLKMKGLVGFARLCPGDQYEVFVRLGRQKWRLKGKIETDDSQTWDEEEKIFIPNLHEQFEIKQVTELRGLATVLVGVVTCDSINFFTTKPQAIIVDITELGTIKLQLEVLWNPFDAENLFLSPGTTAKFSVGSRKSSLYNWTPPNTPSFREKYYPSVFQQRQNQGDVSGEAQPPSILSYLAACDFGVHERSKSHSPAETSEGDSFSSEDQRGTESSITAPALDNRTLPLVIIQETCAEEQHPLPDHATLDILKKTPCVDTFPSSPSSFLSRGKGGRSLNQTRSHHLTEQESISQKSLNAANDVKLDGCTNSIDKTLQEVLNLLKFHDVGQAQLEKLEYQVLTLRDKLKLRTLHHKHSSMESLMVETVLESFNFLNADCSADEVSLFGSIRTASISTYNDNTFQSLSCDMKTETRDVTTGDDKLDVLLITHLKLCKALLQKLRSPNVAQIIQENVLEEVSEQLRVLGDVMDMSAEEIIQKSKKKKHYLKIWSDVADPGSILFASAERFCQVLKYTLAHKVKEKYPGQLEAVLRRLLEQIVTCDGLLPSACLQTEPVTLFQFYSYLEKHQVTSLEKHIGRLAKEVMLIEELQCPGRLKTLKKLKGKRLNRLQPLPQSLRLLGILQLDDNHRVSRAATSCLSRAAANKNFREKALLFYTDVLVGCDARLQQAACLALKNLRGIESIEQVAHLCQSETEDVRNAARETTLSFGEKGRQAFEKMDRICCELRDAVQQEAEIEITVF; encoded by the exons ATGTCATTTAAATCCCCCAGGGCTTATTCTTCACTGCAGAAAGGGGCAGTCATCTGGGATCCAAAACCACTGCAGGTGAAGAAAATTTTTGAAGCTTTGAAGAAAGGACTTAA tgAGTACCTCAAAGCACATCAGGCTGAACTGGATTATCTCTCTGATCGACACAAAGATACAAAAAGGAACTCCAGATTG GCCTTCTACTATGACCTTGATAAG CAAATTCGTTCTGTGGAGAGATACATTAGAAAACTGGAGTTCCACATAAGCAAA GTAGAAGAACTCTATGAAGCTTATTGTATCCAGTGCAGACTGCGAGATGGGGCCACTAATATGAAACATGCCTTTTCCTTGTCTCCTTCCACCAAAGCCTCCAGGGAGAGCCTGGTGGAGCTATATAAGAACTTTCAGGAGTGTACAGAG GACATGTGCTTCATAGAAGGGGCGTTAGAGGTCCATTTAGGAGAGTTTCACTTGAAGATGAAAG gctTGGTGGGATTTGCACGTCTCTGCCCAGGTGACCAGTATGAG GTTTTTGTGCGACTGGGGCGCCAAAAATGGAGGTTGAAAGGCAAGATTGAGACTGATGACAGCCAAACGTgggatgaagaagaaaagatcttTATACCCAATCTCCATGAGCAATTTGAAATCAAG CAGGTGACAGAACTGCGAGGACTGGCCACGGTTCTAGTTGGTGTTGTGACATGTGACAGCATAAACTTCTTTACAACCAAGCCTCAAGCAATCATTGTGGATATAACTGAACTGGGCACTATCAAGCTACAGCTGGAAGTCCTCTGGAA CCCCTTTGATGCAGAGAACCTGTTCTTGTCACCTGGAACTACTGCCAAGTTTTCTGTGGGTAGCAGGAAGAGCTCTTTATACAACTGGACCCCACCTAATACTCCCAGCTTCAGAGAGAAGTACTACCCA TCTGTTTTTCAACAAAGACAGAACCAAGGGGATGTAAGTGGTGAAGCTCAGCCTCCTAGCATATTAAGTTACTTGGCTGCCTGTGATTTTGGTGTACACGAGAGGAGTAAATCTCACAGTCCTGCAGAGACAAGTGAAGGAGACTCGTTCAGCTCTGAGGATCAGAGAGGGACAGAATCCAGCATTACAGCTCCAGCTCTAGACAATAGGACGTTGCCATTGGTGATTATTCAAGAGACTTGTGCAGAAGAGCAGCATCCTCTTCCAGATCATGCAACTCTAGATATTCTGAAGAAGACTCCATGTGTGGACACATTTCCAAGTAGCCCGTCTAGTTTTCTGAGTCGTGGAAAAGGCGGTAGAAGTTTAAACCAGACCAGAAGTCACCATCTGACAGAACAAGAAAGCATTAGCCAGAAAAGCTTGAATGCTGCGAATGATGTAAAACTGGATGGATGTACAAATTCAATTGACAAGACTCTCCAAGAAGTGTTAAATTTGCTAAAATTCCATGATGTTGGTCAAGCCCAGCTGGAGAAATTGGAATACCAAGTTTTAACTCTGAGGGATAAATTAAAG CTAAGGACACTTCATCACAAACATTCATCTATGGAAAGTTTAATGGTGGAGACAGTGCTGGAAAGCTTTAACTTTTTAAATGCTGACTGTAGTGCTGATGAAGTTTCATTATTTGGAAGCATAAGAACAGCCAGTATCAG CACGTACAATGACAACACATTTCAGTCCCTGAGCTGtgatatgaaaacagaaacaagagatGTAACTACTGGTGATGACAAATTAGATGTACTTTTAATAACTCATCTGAAGCTGTGCAAAGCGCTTTTGCAG AAACTGAGGTCACCAAATGTAGCCCAGATTATCCAAGAGAATGTTTTGGAAGAAGTGTCAGAGCAGTTGCGAGTCCTGGGGGATGTCATGGATATGTCTGCTGAAGAAA TTATTCAGAAGAGTAAAAAGAAGAAGCACTATCTGAAGATCTGGAGTGATGTTGCAGACCCTGGCAGTATCCTGTTTGCTTCAGCAGAAAGATTCTGCCAAGTACTGAAGTACACGTTGGCACACAAGGTGAAGGAAAAGTACCCTGGCCAATTAGAAGCAG TTTTACGAAGATTGCTAGAGCAGATCGTCACCTGCGATGGCTTGCTGCCCTCTGCATGTCTCCAAACAGAACCAGTTACTTTATTCCAATTTTATAGCTACCTGGAGAAACACCAGGTTACCAGCCTGGAGAAACACATAGGAAGACTTGCTAAAGAAG TGATGCTAATTGAGGAACTGCAGTGCCCTGGACGGCTAAAGACCCTTAAAAAATTGAAAGGGAAGCGCCTGAATCGGCTCCAGCCTCTGCCGCAGTCTTTGCGGCTTCTTGGGATTTTACAGCTTGATGACAACCACCGCgtcagcagagcagccacaTCCTGCCTGTCCCGTGCAGCAGCAAACAAGAACTTCAGGGAAAAG gCTCTCCTTTTTtacactgatgttttagttgGCTGTGATGCAAGACTTCAGCAAGCTGCGTGTTTGGCCCTTAAAAATCTCAGA GGCATAGAGAGTATTGAGCAGGTTGCCCACCTGTGTCAGTCTGAAACAGAGGATGTAAGGAATGCAGCCAGGGAAACAACGCTGTCCTTTG GTGAAAAGGGACGACAAGCCTTTGAGAAAATGGACAGGATTTGCTGTGAATTAAGGGACgctgtgcagcaggaggctgAAATTGAGATCACAGTATTTTAG
- the RIPOR3 gene encoding RIPOR family member 3 isoform X4 has translation MKHAFSLSPSTKASRESLVELYKNFQECTEDMCFIEGALEVHLGEFHLKMKGLVGFARLCPGDQYEVFVRLGRQKWRLKGKIETDDSQTWDEEEKIFIPNLHEQFEIKQVTELRGLATVLVGVVTCDSINFFTTKPQAIIVDITELGTIKLQLEVLWNPFDAENLFLSPGTTAKFSVGSRKSSLYNWTPPNTPSFREKYYPSVFQQRQNQGDVSGEAQPPSILSYLAACDFGVHERSKSHSPAETSEGDSFSSEDQRGTESSITAPALDNRTLPLVIIQETCAEEQHPLPDHATLDILKKTPCVDTFPSSPSSFLSRGKGGRSLNQTRSHHLTEQESISQKSLNAANDVKLDGCTNSIDKTLQEVLNLLKFHDVGQAQLEKLEYQVLTLRDKLKLRTLHHKHSSMESLMVETVLESFNFLNADCSADEVSLFGSIRTASISTYNDNTFQSLSCDMKTETRDVTTGDDKLDVLLITHLKLCKALLQKLRSPNVAQIIQENVLEEVSEQLRVLGDVMDMSAEEIIQKSKKKKHYLKIWSDVADPGSILFASAERFCQVLKYTLAHKVKEKYPGQLEAVLRRLLEQIVTCDGLLPSACLQTEPVTLFQFYSYLEKHQVTSLEKHIGRLAKEVMLIEELQCPGRLKTLKKLKGKRLNRLQPLPQSLRLLGILQLDDNHRVSRAATSCLSRAAANKNFREKALLFYTDVLVGCDARLQQAACLALKNLRGIESIEQVAHLCQSETEDVRNAARETTLSFGEKGRQAFEKMDRICCELRDAVQQEAEIEITVF, from the exons ATGAAACATGCCTTTTCCTTGTCTCCTTCCACCAAAGCCTCCAGGGAGAGCCTGGTGGAGCTATATAAGAACTTTCAGGAGTGTACAGAG GACATGTGCTTCATAGAAGGGGCGTTAGAGGTCCATTTAGGAGAGTTTCACTTGAAGATGAAAG gctTGGTGGGATTTGCACGTCTCTGCCCAGGTGACCAGTATGAG GTTTTTGTGCGACTGGGGCGCCAAAAATGGAGGTTGAAAGGCAAGATTGAGACTGATGACAGCCAAACGTgggatgaagaagaaaagatcttTATACCCAATCTCCATGAGCAATTTGAAATCAAG CAGGTGACAGAACTGCGAGGACTGGCCACGGTTCTAGTTGGTGTTGTGACATGTGACAGCATAAACTTCTTTACAACCAAGCCTCAAGCAATCATTGTGGATATAACTGAACTGGGCACTATCAAGCTACAGCTGGAAGTCCTCTGGAA CCCCTTTGATGCAGAGAACCTGTTCTTGTCACCTGGAACTACTGCCAAGTTTTCTGTGGGTAGCAGGAAGAGCTCTTTATACAACTGGACCCCACCTAATACTCCCAGCTTCAGAGAGAAGTACTACCCA TCTGTTTTTCAACAAAGACAGAACCAAGGGGATGTAAGTGGTGAAGCTCAGCCTCCTAGCATATTAAGTTACTTGGCTGCCTGTGATTTTGGTGTACACGAGAGGAGTAAATCTCACAGTCCTGCAGAGACAAGTGAAGGAGACTCGTTCAGCTCTGAGGATCAGAGAGGGACAGAATCCAGCATTACAGCTCCAGCTCTAGACAATAGGACGTTGCCATTGGTGATTATTCAAGAGACTTGTGCAGAAGAGCAGCATCCTCTTCCAGATCATGCAACTCTAGATATTCTGAAGAAGACTCCATGTGTGGACACATTTCCAAGTAGCCCGTCTAGTTTTCTGAGTCGTGGAAAAGGCGGTAGAAGTTTAAACCAGACCAGAAGTCACCATCTGACAGAACAAGAAAGCATTAGCCAGAAAAGCTTGAATGCTGCGAATGATGTAAAACTGGATGGATGTACAAATTCAATTGACAAGACTCTCCAAGAAGTGTTAAATTTGCTAAAATTCCATGATGTTGGTCAAGCCCAGCTGGAGAAATTGGAATACCAAGTTTTAACTCTGAGGGATAAATTAAAG CTAAGGACACTTCATCACAAACATTCATCTATGGAAAGTTTAATGGTGGAGACAGTGCTGGAAAGCTTTAACTTTTTAAATGCTGACTGTAGTGCTGATGAAGTTTCATTATTTGGAAGCATAAGAACAGCCAGTATCAG CACGTACAATGACAACACATTTCAGTCCCTGAGCTGtgatatgaaaacagaaacaagagatGTAACTACTGGTGATGACAAATTAGATGTACTTTTAATAACTCATCTGAAGCTGTGCAAAGCGCTTTTGCAG AAACTGAGGTCACCAAATGTAGCCCAGATTATCCAAGAGAATGTTTTGGAAGAAGTGTCAGAGCAGTTGCGAGTCCTGGGGGATGTCATGGATATGTCTGCTGAAGAAA TTATTCAGAAGAGTAAAAAGAAGAAGCACTATCTGAAGATCTGGAGTGATGTTGCAGACCCTGGCAGTATCCTGTTTGCTTCAGCAGAAAGATTCTGCCAAGTACTGAAGTACACGTTGGCACACAAGGTGAAGGAAAAGTACCCTGGCCAATTAGAAGCAG TTTTACGAAGATTGCTAGAGCAGATCGTCACCTGCGATGGCTTGCTGCCCTCTGCATGTCTCCAAACAGAACCAGTTACTTTATTCCAATTTTATAGCTACCTGGAGAAACACCAGGTTACCAGCCTGGAGAAACACATAGGAAGACTTGCTAAAGAAG TGATGCTAATTGAGGAACTGCAGTGCCCTGGACGGCTAAAGACCCTTAAAAAATTGAAAGGGAAGCGCCTGAATCGGCTCCAGCCTCTGCCGCAGTCTTTGCGGCTTCTTGGGATTTTACAGCTTGATGACAACCACCGCgtcagcagagcagccacaTCCTGCCTGTCCCGTGCAGCAGCAAACAAGAACTTCAGGGAAAAG gCTCTCCTTTTTtacactgatgttttagttgGCTGTGATGCAAGACTTCAGCAAGCTGCGTGTTTGGCCCTTAAAAATCTCAGA GGCATAGAGAGTATTGAGCAGGTTGCCCACCTGTGTCAGTCTGAAACAGAGGATGTAAGGAATGCAGCCAGGGAAACAACGCTGTCCTTTG GTGAAAAGGGACGACAAGCCTTTGAGAAAATGGACAGGATTTGCTGTGAATTAAGGGACgctgtgcagcaggaggctgAAATTGAGATCACAGTATTTTAG